From a single Sparus aurata chromosome 13, fSpaAur1.1, whole genome shotgun sequence genomic region:
- the fam89b gene encoding protein FAM89A — protein MNGGRCGAAERPVGGVLSAEGLPPLPKGLSGILNSSGGSWRDIERVHSTRARIQADISRGGGDAPRGHSKPCGLDAALALLRKEMVGLRQLDMSLLCQLWSLREAIQEYKGSTLLSDASFTADNGYSEEEDEAEEDEAEEEEEEEESGVVSQPSSSSSSLSLPPPGGNSRDQWIKDSFQIP, from the exons ATGAACGGGGGTCGGTGCGGCGCGGCGGAGCGTCCGGTGGGCGGTGTCCTGTCGGCGGAGGGGCTGCCGCCGCTGCCCAAAGGCCTGAGCGGCATCCTGAACTCCAGCGGCGGATCGTGGCGGGACATCGAGAGGGTGCACAGCACGAGAGCGCGCATCCAGGCCGACATCAGCCGGGGCGGCGGGGACGCGCCGCGCGGGCACAGCAAGCCGTGCGGACTGGACGCGGCGCTGGCGCTGCTGCGGAAAGAGATG GTCGGTCTGCGGCAGCTCGACATGTCTCTGCTGTGCCAGCTGTGGTCTCTCCGCGAGGCCATCCAGGAGTACAAGGGCTCCACGCTGCTGTCTGACGCCTCCTTCACCGCTGATAATGGATactctgaggaggaggatgaagcagaggaggatgaagcagaagaggaagaggaggaggaggagtcggGAGTTGTCTCAcagccttcttcctcctcttcgtcctTGTCTCTGCCTCCACCCGGCGGTAACTCCAGGGACCAGTGGATCAAGGACTCCTTTCAGATTCCCTAA
- the znrd2 gene encoding protein ZNRD2: MDLNGDDEDFEWEPPTEAEMKVIQARRERQDKISKLMGDYLLKGYKMLGECCDVCGTILLQDKQHKNYCVSCQELDSDVDKDNPALNAQAALSQVRERQLAAQSPAPSQAQELNGGPGSSQPNVSVPRPEHCEGAAAGGRGLLPPLAVLPPPAAPSPSVPATTTTPAPARPPVPPQSAAIQPVVQEAEEAVLAKLRWATNQLQSSASLEASIRLCSLITSCASSLRSLKELSQ, translated from the exons ATGGACCTGAATGGAG ATGACGAGGACTTTGAGTGGGAGCCTCCGACAGAGGCAGAGATGAAGGTGATCCAGGCTCGCAGGGAGCGACAAGACAAAATCAGCAAGCTGATGGGAGACTACCTGCTGAAAGGATACAAGATGCTGGGAGagtgctgtgatgtgtgtgGG acaaTTCTTCTCCAGGACAAACAGCATAAAAACTACTGTGTGTCATGTCAGGAGCTGGACTCTGATGTTGACAAGGACAACCCTG CTCTGAATGCCCAGGCAGCGTTGTCCCAGGTGAGAGAGAGGCAGCTTGCGGCCCAGTCCCCTGCACCGTCCCAGGCCCAAGAACTCAATGGAGGTCCCGGCAGCAGCCAGCCAAACGTGTCAGTACCCAGACCAGAGCACTGTGAGGGGGCTGCTGCGGGAGGAAGAGGCCTCCTACCTCCACTCGCTGTCCTACCTCCACCCGCGGCCCCGTCTCCATCAGTTCCTGCCACCACCACAACCCCAGCTCCTGCTCGTCCTCCAGTTCCTCCGCAGAGCGCTGCCATCCAGCCTGTGGTGCAAGAGGCAGAGGAAGCTGTGCTAGCCAAACTTCGCTGGGCCACTAACCAGCTACAGAGTTCGGCCTCGCTGGAGGCGAGTAtccggctctgcagcctcatCACCAGCTGTGCCAGCTCACTGCGCAGCCTCAAGGAGCTCAGCCAGTAA
- the arr3a gene encoding arrestin 3a, retinal (X-arrestin) encodes MAKVFKKTSGNGGLTLYLGKRDYVDHIASVDQVDGVVKLDTKDFGERKVFVQLACAFRYGSDDLDVMGLCFRKDIWIQHVQIYPESHKPTLSPMHDTLLKKAGDNTYPFSFEIPKDLPCSVSLQPGPDDKGKACGVDFEIKTYLAMDKCSPDEKIDKKDTARLIIRKIQYAPSQVGAGPKAEICKSFMMSDKPVHLEAAMEKDLYFHGEAIPIKIKINNESNKTVKKFKITVDQTTDIVLYSADKYTKAVYTQEFGETVEPSSTYENTLSITPVLADNKEKRGLALDGRLKDEDTNLASTTVLRQGLEKDVLGILVSYKIKINLMVAGGGLLGGLTSSDVTVELPLLLMHPKPTE; translated from the exons ATGGCAAA gGTTTTCAAGAAGACCAGTGGGAATGGAGGG CTGACCCTCTACCTGGGGAAGAGAGACTATGTGGACCACATTGCCAGTGTGGATCAAGTTG ATGGTGTCGTAAAGCTGGACACGAAGGATTTTGGAGAGAGGAAAG TGTTTGTGCAGCTGGCATGTGCCTTCCGTTATGGTAGTGACGACCTGGATGTGATGGGCCTGTGCTTCAGGAAGGACATCTGGATCCAGCATGTCCAGATCTACCCCGAGAGCCACAAGCCCACCCTGAGCCCCATGCACGACACCCTGCTGAAGAAGGCTGGAGACAACACATATCCTTTCTCTTTCGAG ATTCCCAAAGATCTGCCGTGCTCAGTGTCTCTGCAGCCTGGACCGGACGACAAGGGGAAG GCTTGTGGCGTCGACTTCGAGATCAAAACGTACCTCGCCATGGACAAGTGCAGCCCTGACGAGAAGATTGATAAGAA GGACACTGCTCGCCTCATCATCCGCAAAATCCAGTACGCTCCCTCTCAGGTGGGCGCCGGTCCCAAGGCTGAAATCTGCAAGAGCTTCATGATGTCCGACAAGCCTGTTCATCTAGAAGCTGCGATGGAGAAAGAT CTCTATTTCCACGGCGAAGCGATCCccatcaaaatcaaaatcaacaaCGAGAGCAACAAAACAGTCAAGAAATTCAAAATCACTG TGGACCAAACCACAGACATCGTCCTGTACAGCGCCGACAAATACACCAAGGCTGTTTACACCCAAGAGTTCGG AGAGACGGTGGAGCCCAGCAGCACCTACGAGAACACTCTGTCCATCACGCCTGTGCTGGCTGACAACAAGGAGAAGCGAGGGCTGGCGTTGGACGGGCGGCTGAAGGACGAGGACACTAACTTGGCCTCCACCACTGT GCTGCGGCAGGGTTTAGAAAAAGACGTGCTGGGAATCCTGGTTTCCTACAAAATTAAGATTAACCTCATGGTGGCCGGAGGAGG CCTGCTGGGCGGCCTCACATCCAG tgatgtcacagtggagctgcCACTGCTGCTCATGCACCCCAAACCCACAG AGTAA
- the mcf2b gene encoding proto-oncogene DBL isoform X1 has product MAESNPLWGFPRLRRAATSFPGNLHLVLVLRPTGLLSSTPSPSSSTDLGFRFSQNDFLLKMPVVMLRSVGDLLRYIDENHLTSDFTAKVEYCQSDWIVLRTAIETFAVTVKEIAQLLQGFGSELSESELPDEASAIEFLLHSHTHRYRQMKDDIRNVLKEGRLLLSNLETVKASKRDAEEEREIRADMDTVQRLLAQLRDMEEAFDGFFEKHHLKLQQYLQLLQYEMNFQQMEEVLERLINQEKDIGLVGTTVVQTEQLLRDLETLDNRAEEEMARAQVLILHGHQLAANHHYALALIVQRCNELRHYCDVITNAIRTKRASLTRARDLLLRLEAALRWCDEGAYLLASQMVDRFQTREGAQEALQCLSCHQERAPSALKNCQDILSLEFEAVLTPQLQSQISMVTEKLSVMQSMIRNRELCLKKLADVQVRPVQLVAPRPEPDQTWQRCKSPLFSPKHGVDFNVLNSKFSFDLLPGKRAARRNNSQRKIEVMHDFQGNRSCLYGASTDTDSEAEDNPEQVTRHIMKELIATERIYVDELLSVLLGYRAEMEDPSMSNLLPSALRYQKDVLFGNMPEIYQFHSRIFLQDLQGCLETPERVGACFVQRKEKFQVYERYCQNKPRSELLWRQCSDSPFFQECQRKLDHKLGLDSYLLKPVQRLTKYQLLLKELLKHCMEERYRCELREAVDSMLELLKSVNDSMHQIAITGYQGDLSQLGRVVMQGGFSVWISHKRAAVRMKELARFKPMQRHLFLYDHALLFCKRRDEDTADRTPFYSFKSCLRMSAVGITENVKGDIKKFEIWYSGREVVYIVQAPTLEIKVAWLTEIRKILTNQLKLRQEDSPSLPLSDNALSDSASEVCVSWGGASVGGCSACLPVPHSSSATSHSHRFRGEESTHSSPAHSEPVVHSPRRTWPGPAHSVAICDGLEDWGATDLSNISDSDEEDQPAPLVAGRYRVMVESSMASTDDIIFNCGDVIQLLHEELSGMWMVRNISRGEEGRVLSEDLHRILGETC; this is encoded by the exons ATGGCCGAGTCCAACCCGCTGTGGGGGTTCCCCCGTCTGCGCCGGGCCGCG ACGTCATTTCCAGGCAATCTGCATCTGGTCCTGGTGCTCCGCCCCACCGGCTTGTTGAGCTCCACCCCCAGTCCGTCGTCAAGCACCGACCTCGGCTTCCGCTTCAGCcagaatgacttcctgttaaAGATGCCG gTGGTGATGCTGCGCTCGGTCGGTGACCTTCTGCGCTACATCGATGAAAACCACCTGACGTCAGACTTCACTGCGAAAGTGGAATATTGCCAAAGCGACTGGATCGTCCTCCGCACG GCCATCGAGACCTTCGCCGTGACAGTGAAGGAGATCGcccagctgctgcagggctTCGGATCAGAACTGTCTGAGTCCGAGCTCCCAGACGAAGCCAGCGCCATCGAGTTCCTGctgcactcgcacacacaccgATACCGACAGATGAAG gaCGATATCCGTAACGTTCTGAAGGAAGGACGTCTGCTGCTGTCCAACCTGGAAACTGTCAAGGCCTCTAAGAGAGacgcagaggaggagagggagatcAGAGCAGACATGGACACTGTTCAGAG actCCTGGCTCAGCTCAGGGACATGGAGGAGGCGTTCGATGGCTTCTTTGAGAAACACCACCTCAAGCTGCAGCAGtacctccagctgctgcagtacGAGATGAATTTCCAGCAG atggaggaggtgctggagaGGCTCATTAACCAGGAGAAGGACATCGGCTTGGTGGGGACGACGGTGGTGCAGACAGAACAACTGCTGAGAGACCTGGAGACGCTCGACAATCGTGCTGAG gaggagatggcTCGTGCCCAGGTGTTGATCCTGCACGGTCACCAGTTGGCCGCCAACCACCACTACGCCCTGGCGCTCATCGTCCAGCGCTGCAACGAGCTGCGACACTACTGTGACGTCATCACCAACGCCATACGCACCAAGCGGGCCTCGCTCACTCGAGCGCGAGACTTGCTGCTACGCCTGGAAGCG GCCCTGCGGTGGTGTGACGAGGGCGCCTATCTCCTCGCCAGTCAGATGGTGGACAGGTTCCAAACCCGAGAGGGAGCTCAGGAGGCTCTGCAGTGCCTCAGCTGTCACCAGGAGAGGGCGCCGTCCGCTCTGAAAAACTGCCAGGACATCCTGAGCCTGGAGTTTGAAGCCGTGCTCACCCCACAGCTGCAG TCCCAGATCTCCATGGTGACAGAGAAGCTGAGCGTGATGCAGTCGATGATCAGAAACAGAGAGCTGTGTCTGAAGAAGCTGGCGGATGTGCAGGTCAGACCAGTCCAGCTGGTGGCCCCGAGACCTGAACCCGACCAGACCTGGCAGCGCTGCAAGTCGCCCCTCTTCTCCCCCAAACATG GCGTTGACTTCAACGTCCTGAACTCCAAGTTCTCCTTCGACCTGCTTCCTGGAAAGAGAGCCGCGAGGAGGAACAACAGCCAAcgcaag atcGAGGTCATGCATGATTTCCAGGGAAACCGCAGCTGCCTGTACGGCGCCTCCACCGACACTGATTCAGAGGCAGAAGATAACCCAGAGCAGGTGACCCG CCACATTATGAAGGAACTGATCGCTACAGAGAGGATCTATGTGGACGAGCTGCTCTCCGTCCTTCTG GGTTACAGGGCAGAAATGGAGGACCCGTCCATGTCTAATCTTCTTCCTTCAGCTCTGCGATACCAGAAGGACGTTCTGTTTGGTAACATGCCAGAGATTTACCAGTTTCACAGCAG GATCTTCCTCCAGGACCTGCAGGGTTGCCTGGAGACACCGGAGAGGGTGGGGGCGTGCTTCGTGCAGCGG aaaGAGAAGTTCCAGGTGTACGAGCGTTACTGCCAAAACAAGCCGCGCTCTGAGTTGCTATGGAGACAGTGCTCTGATTCGCCCTTCTTTCAG gagtGCCAGAGGAAGCTGGACCACAAACTGGGTCTGGACTCCTACCTCCTGAAACCAGTCCAGCGCCTCACCAAGTACCAGCTGCTACTCAAG GAGCTGTTGAAACACTGCATGGAGGAGCGGTACCGCTGTGAACTCCGGGAGGCTGTGGACTCCATGCTGGAGCTGCTCAAGTCTGTCAACGACTCCATGCATCAGATAGCCATCACTGGATATCAG GGTGACCTCAGCCAGCTGGGCCGGGTGGTGATGCAGGGAGGCTTCAGCGTTTGGATCAGCCATAAGCGGGCGGCGGTGCGGATGAAGGAGCTGGCCCGGTTCAAGCCCATGCAGAGACACCTCTTCCTCTACGACCACGCCCTGCTCTTCTGCAAGCGGCGAGACGAGGACACCGCCGACCGGACGCCCTTCTACAGCTTCAAATCCTGCCTCAGA ATGAGTGCGGTGGGAATCACAGAAAACGTGAAAGGAGACATAAAGAAGTTTGAAATCTGGTACAGTGGCAGAGAAGTGGTCTACATCGTCCAG GCGCCCACGCTGGAGATCAAAGTCGCCTGGCTGACTGAGATCCGAAAGATTCTCACCAACCAGCTGAAACTGCGACAAG aggACTCACCTTCCCTCCCGCTCTCAGACAACGCTCTCTCTGACAG TGcatcagaggtgtgtgtgtcgtgGGGCGGAGCGTCGGTGGGAGGCTGCTCAGCGTGTCTCCCTGTTCCTCACAGCTCCTCGGCAACAAGCCACTCCCACAGGTTCCGGGGGGAGGAGTCCACACACAGTAGCCCCGCCCACTCTGAGCCCGTGGTCCACTCACCTCGACGCA CttggcccggcccggcccacTCAGTGGCCATCTGTGACGGCCTGGAGGACTGGGGTGCCACAGACCTCTCCAACATATCGGACTCAGACGAGGAGGATCAGCCCGCCCCCCTG GTGGCGGGCAGGTACAGGGTCATGGTAGAGAGCAGTATGGCCAGCACCGATGACATCATCTTTAACTGTGGTGATGTCATCCAGCTACTGCACGAGGAGCTGTCAGGAATGTG GATGGTGAGGAATATAAGCCGTGGCGAGGAAGGCCGTGTTCTCTCCGAGGACCTGCACAGGATTCTGGGGGAAACCTGCTAA
- the mcf2b gene encoding proto-oncogene DBL isoform X2, producing MAESNPLWGFPRLRRAATSFPGNLHLVLVLRPTGLLSSTPSPSSSTDLGFRFSQNDFLLKMPVVMLRSVGDLLRYIDENHLTSDFTAKVEYCQSDWIVLRTAIETFAVTVKEIAQLLQGFGSELSESELPDEASAIEFLLHSHTHRYRQMKDDIRNVLKEGRLLLSNLETVKASKRDAEEEREIRADMDTVQRLLAQLRDMEEAFDGFFEKHHLKLQQYLQLLQYEMNFQQMEEVLERLINQEKDIGLVGTTVVQTEQLLRDLETLDNRAEEEMARAQVLILHGHQLAANHHYALALIVQRCNELRHYCDVITNAIRTKRASLTRARDLLLRLEAALRWCDEGAYLLASQMVDRFQTREGAQEALQCLSCHQERAPSALKNCQDILSLEFEAVLTPQLQSQISMVTEKLSVMQSMIRNRELCLKKLADVQVRPVQLVAPRPEPDQTWQRCKSPLFSPKHGVDFNVLNSKFSFDLLPGKRAARRNNSQRKIEVMHDFQGNRSCLYGASTDTDSEAEDNPEQVTRHIMKELIATERIYVDELLSVLLGYRAEMEDPSMSNLLPSALRYQKDVLFGNMPEIYQFHSRIFLQDLQGCLETPERVGACFVQRKEKFQVYERYCQNKPRSELLWRQCSDSPFFQECQRKLDHKLGLDSYLLKPVQRLTKYQLLLKELLKHCMEERYRCELREAVDSMLELLKSVNDSMHQIAITGYQGDLSQLGRVVMQGGFSVWISHKRAAVRMKELARFKPMQRHLFLYDHALLFCKRRDEDTADRTPFYSFKSCLRMSAVGITENVKGDIKKFEIWYSGREVVYIVQAPTLEIKVAWLTEIRKILTNQLKLRQEDSPSLPLSDNALSDSSSATSHSHRFRGEESTHSSPAHSEPVVHSPRRTWPGPAHSVAICDGLEDWGATDLSNISDSDEEDQPAPLVAGRYRVMVESSMASTDDIIFNCGDVIQLLHEELSGMWMVRNISRGEEGRVLSEDLHRILGETC from the exons ATGGCCGAGTCCAACCCGCTGTGGGGGTTCCCCCGTCTGCGCCGGGCCGCG ACGTCATTTCCAGGCAATCTGCATCTGGTCCTGGTGCTCCGCCCCACCGGCTTGTTGAGCTCCACCCCCAGTCCGTCGTCAAGCACCGACCTCGGCTTCCGCTTCAGCcagaatgacttcctgttaaAGATGCCG gTGGTGATGCTGCGCTCGGTCGGTGACCTTCTGCGCTACATCGATGAAAACCACCTGACGTCAGACTTCACTGCGAAAGTGGAATATTGCCAAAGCGACTGGATCGTCCTCCGCACG GCCATCGAGACCTTCGCCGTGACAGTGAAGGAGATCGcccagctgctgcagggctTCGGATCAGAACTGTCTGAGTCCGAGCTCCCAGACGAAGCCAGCGCCATCGAGTTCCTGctgcactcgcacacacaccgATACCGACAGATGAAG gaCGATATCCGTAACGTTCTGAAGGAAGGACGTCTGCTGCTGTCCAACCTGGAAACTGTCAAGGCCTCTAAGAGAGacgcagaggaggagagggagatcAGAGCAGACATGGACACTGTTCAGAG actCCTGGCTCAGCTCAGGGACATGGAGGAGGCGTTCGATGGCTTCTTTGAGAAACACCACCTCAAGCTGCAGCAGtacctccagctgctgcagtacGAGATGAATTTCCAGCAG atggaggaggtgctggagaGGCTCATTAACCAGGAGAAGGACATCGGCTTGGTGGGGACGACGGTGGTGCAGACAGAACAACTGCTGAGAGACCTGGAGACGCTCGACAATCGTGCTGAG gaggagatggcTCGTGCCCAGGTGTTGATCCTGCACGGTCACCAGTTGGCCGCCAACCACCACTACGCCCTGGCGCTCATCGTCCAGCGCTGCAACGAGCTGCGACACTACTGTGACGTCATCACCAACGCCATACGCACCAAGCGGGCCTCGCTCACTCGAGCGCGAGACTTGCTGCTACGCCTGGAAGCG GCCCTGCGGTGGTGTGACGAGGGCGCCTATCTCCTCGCCAGTCAGATGGTGGACAGGTTCCAAACCCGAGAGGGAGCTCAGGAGGCTCTGCAGTGCCTCAGCTGTCACCAGGAGAGGGCGCCGTCCGCTCTGAAAAACTGCCAGGACATCCTGAGCCTGGAGTTTGAAGCCGTGCTCACCCCACAGCTGCAG TCCCAGATCTCCATGGTGACAGAGAAGCTGAGCGTGATGCAGTCGATGATCAGAAACAGAGAGCTGTGTCTGAAGAAGCTGGCGGATGTGCAGGTCAGACCAGTCCAGCTGGTGGCCCCGAGACCTGAACCCGACCAGACCTGGCAGCGCTGCAAGTCGCCCCTCTTCTCCCCCAAACATG GCGTTGACTTCAACGTCCTGAACTCCAAGTTCTCCTTCGACCTGCTTCCTGGAAAGAGAGCCGCGAGGAGGAACAACAGCCAAcgcaag atcGAGGTCATGCATGATTTCCAGGGAAACCGCAGCTGCCTGTACGGCGCCTCCACCGACACTGATTCAGAGGCAGAAGATAACCCAGAGCAGGTGACCCG CCACATTATGAAGGAACTGATCGCTACAGAGAGGATCTATGTGGACGAGCTGCTCTCCGTCCTTCTG GGTTACAGGGCAGAAATGGAGGACCCGTCCATGTCTAATCTTCTTCCTTCAGCTCTGCGATACCAGAAGGACGTTCTGTTTGGTAACATGCCAGAGATTTACCAGTTTCACAGCAG GATCTTCCTCCAGGACCTGCAGGGTTGCCTGGAGACACCGGAGAGGGTGGGGGCGTGCTTCGTGCAGCGG aaaGAGAAGTTCCAGGTGTACGAGCGTTACTGCCAAAACAAGCCGCGCTCTGAGTTGCTATGGAGACAGTGCTCTGATTCGCCCTTCTTTCAG gagtGCCAGAGGAAGCTGGACCACAAACTGGGTCTGGACTCCTACCTCCTGAAACCAGTCCAGCGCCTCACCAAGTACCAGCTGCTACTCAAG GAGCTGTTGAAACACTGCATGGAGGAGCGGTACCGCTGTGAACTCCGGGAGGCTGTGGACTCCATGCTGGAGCTGCTCAAGTCTGTCAACGACTCCATGCATCAGATAGCCATCACTGGATATCAG GGTGACCTCAGCCAGCTGGGCCGGGTGGTGATGCAGGGAGGCTTCAGCGTTTGGATCAGCCATAAGCGGGCGGCGGTGCGGATGAAGGAGCTGGCCCGGTTCAAGCCCATGCAGAGACACCTCTTCCTCTACGACCACGCCCTGCTCTTCTGCAAGCGGCGAGACGAGGACACCGCCGACCGGACGCCCTTCTACAGCTTCAAATCCTGCCTCAGA ATGAGTGCGGTGGGAATCACAGAAAACGTGAAAGGAGACATAAAGAAGTTTGAAATCTGGTACAGTGGCAGAGAAGTGGTCTACATCGTCCAG GCGCCCACGCTGGAGATCAAAGTCGCCTGGCTGACTGAGATCCGAAAGATTCTCACCAACCAGCTGAAACTGCGACAAG aggACTCACCTTCCCTCCCGCTCTCAGACAACGCTCTCTCTGACAG CTCCTCGGCAACAAGCCACTCCCACAGGTTCCGGGGGGAGGAGTCCACACACAGTAGCCCCGCCCACTCTGAGCCCGTGGTCCACTCACCTCGACGCA CttggcccggcccggcccacTCAGTGGCCATCTGTGACGGCCTGGAGGACTGGGGTGCCACAGACCTCTCCAACATATCGGACTCAGACGAGGAGGATCAGCCCGCCCCCCTG GTGGCGGGCAGGTACAGGGTCATGGTAGAGAGCAGTATGGCCAGCACCGATGACATCATCTTTAACTGTGGTGATGTCATCCAGCTACTGCACGAGGAGCTGTCAGGAATGTG GATGGTGAGGAATATAAGCCGTGGCGAGGAAGGCCGTGTTCTCTCCGAGGACCTGCACAGGATTCTGGGGGAAACCTGCTAA